The Stappia sp. genome window below encodes:
- a CDS encoding VOC family protein: MTTERLAIERLDRVALAVSDLDRGASFFERLLGLRFDPAVSDERLGMTARYSREGLELVSGTPGSVIDQFTRARGEGVFCVVFKVSDMEAAIAHFRDCGLEPVNDVTFGELREVAFHPKAAHGLQIVLAAYPEPHPATRAAGG, encoded by the coding sequence ATGACCACCGAACGCCTCGCCATTGAACGCCTGGATCGTGTCGCCCTTGCGGTCTCCGACCTCGACCGGGGCGCGTCCTTCTTCGAACGCCTGCTGGGGCTGCGGTTCGACCCGGCCGTGTCGGACGAGCGCCTCGGCATGACCGCGCGCTATTCGCGCGAGGGTCTCGAGCTCGTGTCGGGCACCCCGGGCTCCGTCATCGACCAGTTCACCCGGGCGCGCGGCGAGGGCGTCTTCTGCGTGGTGTTCAAGGTCTCCGACATGGAGGCCGCGATCGCGCATTTTCGCGACTGCGGCCTGGAACCGGTGAACGACGTCACCTTCGGTGAACTCCGCGAGGTCGCCTTCCACCCCAAGGCCGCGCACGGCCTGCAGATCGTGCTCGCCGCCTACCCCGAGCCGCATCCGGCGACGCGCGCGGCGGGAGGCTGA
- a CDS encoding ribonuclease H-like domain-containing protein — protein MTIRLHRGDLPDLASDTLSAYAAADAVAVDTETLGLRPHRDRLCVVQLSAGDGTADLVQIAAGQTRAPNLERLLGDPSKTKIFHFARFDVAVLENALGIACAPIFCTKIASRLTRTYTDRHGLKDLTRELLGVEISKQQQSSDWAADDLTDAQQAYAASDVLHLHALRDKLAARLAREGRGDLAAACFEFLPTRARLDLAGWEDADIFAHS, from the coding sequence ATGACCATTCGTCTCCATCGCGGCGACCTGCCCGATCTTGCGAGCGACACGCTTTCCGCCTACGCCGCCGCCGACGCGGTGGCGGTCGATACCGAAACGCTGGGTCTCAGGCCGCATCGGGACCGCTTGTGTGTCGTGCAACTCTCGGCCGGCGACGGAACGGCGGATCTGGTGCAGATCGCCGCCGGCCAGACAAGGGCGCCCAATCTGGAGCGCCTGCTCGGCGATCCGTCGAAGACCAAGATCTTCCACTTCGCCCGCTTCGACGTCGCGGTGCTGGAAAACGCGCTGGGCATCGCCTGCGCGCCGATCTTCTGCACCAAGATCGCCTCGCGGCTGACCCGCACCTACACCGACCGGCACGGCCTGAAGGATCTGACGCGCGAGTTGCTCGGCGTGGAGATCTCCAAGCAGCAGCAAAGCTCCGACTGGGCCGCCGACGACCTGACCGACGCCCAGCAGGCCTATGCCGCCTCCGACGTGCTGCATCTCCATGCCCTGCGCGACAAGCTCGCGGCCCGGCTCGCGCGCGAGGGCCGCGGCGATCTGGCGGCCGCCTGTTTCGAGTTCCTGCCCACAAGGGCGCGGCTCGATCTCGCCGGCTGGGAGGATGCCGACATCTTCGCCCACAGCTGA
- the dctP gene encoding TRAP transporter substrate-binding protein DctP: protein MPSKVLAAALAGAALCTGASLASADTLKFAYGHPPGSYFDIGVNAFADALAENTDGGIKVRTFPLSLLNLMETSDGIASGIVDFGALMTTLFPTEYPHTNLAMETAMILLQENGIDDDMQGVLYGAAMTDFVLNDCPECNAEFAARNNVFTAGAASTPYSLNCTEPHVTPDDMTDARMRISGSYWARWSQAMGASPVTVSGNEMLEALSQGLIDCVLLSVPDVFNFGMGDLVTDITPGIPGGIYVASYAQVNRDTWAGLSLDARAAVMRAAATGAAEISMMYENGLRELRARSEAGEIKARFHDPDPALVEATRAFVARDIEQVVQHYAETYGVQRGQAMVAALRLRVAEWRAHLEGVTTAEELAALYWDEILSEVDLASYAQ from the coding sequence ATGCCGTCCAAAGTTCTCGCGGCCGCGCTTGCCGGTGCCGCGCTGTGCACGGGTGCGTCGCTCGCATCCGCCGACACGCTGAAGTTCGCCTACGGTCATCCGCCGGGATCCTATTTCGATATCGGCGTGAACGCCTTCGCCGACGCCCTCGCCGAAAACACCGACGGCGGGATCAAGGTCCGCACCTTTCCGCTGTCGCTGCTGAACCTGATGGAGACCTCCGACGGCATCGCCTCGGGGATCGTCGACTTCGGCGCGCTAATGACCACGCTGTTTCCCACCGAGTATCCGCACACCAATCTCGCGATGGAAACCGCGATGATCCTGCTGCAGGAGAACGGGATCGACGACGACATGCAGGGCGTGCTCTACGGCGCGGCGATGACCGACTTCGTGCTCAACGACTGCCCCGAGTGCAATGCCGAGTTCGCCGCCCGCAACAACGTCTTCACCGCCGGCGCGGCGTCCACGCCCTATTCGCTGAACTGCACCGAGCCCCATGTCACGCCCGACGACATGACCGACGCCCGCATGCGGATCTCCGGCTCCTACTGGGCGCGGTGGTCGCAGGCCATGGGCGCCTCGCCCGTCACCGTCTCGGGCAACGAGATGCTGGAGGCGCTGAGCCAGGGGCTTATCGATTGCGTGCTGCTGTCGGTCCCGGACGTGTTCAACTTCGGCATGGGCGATCTGGTCACCGACATCACGCCGGGCATTCCCGGCGGCATCTATGTCGCCTCCTACGCGCAGGTGAACCGCGACACCTGGGCGGGGCTGTCCCTCGACGCGCGCGCCGCGGTGATGCGCGCCGCCGCCACCGGCGCCGCCGAGATTTCGATGATGTACGAGAACGGCCTGCGCGAGTTGCGCGCCAGGTCCGAGGCCGGCGAGATCAAGGCCCGCTTCCACGATCCCGATCCGGCGCTGGTCGAGGCCACCCGCGCCTTCGTCGCCAGGGACATCGAACAGGTCGTGCAGCATTACGCCGAGACCTACGGCGTGCAGCGGGGCCAGGCGATGGTCGCGGCGCTGCGCCTGCGCGTCGCCGAATGGCGGGCGCACCTGGAGGGCGTGACGACCGCCGAGGAGCTCGCCGCGCTCTACTGGGACGAGATCCTGTCCGAGGTCGATCTGGCGTCTTACGCGCAATAA
- a CDS encoding CIA30 family protein yields the protein MTDPILDDLRNPHPRAATGTRWELVTDGVMGGVSQGNLVRAEIDGRPALRMTGDVRLDNDGGFVQMALDLAPDGRSVDARGFEGLMLDVLGNGERYNLHLRTADVTRPWQSYRQSFTAPPRWTTVALPFAGFTPHRLEAPLDLSTLRRIGIVAIGRAFAADIAIGGLRFFQKAAPPLPDEPRLRPD from the coding sequence ATGACTGACCCGATCCTCGACGATCTCCGCAATCCCCACCCAAGGGCCGCGACCGGCACGCGCTGGGAGCTGGTGACCGACGGCGTGATGGGCGGCGTTTCTCAGGGCAATCTTGTCCGCGCGGAGATCGACGGGCGTCCCGCCCTGCGCATGACCGGCGACGTGCGTCTCGACAACGACGGCGGCTTCGTGCAGATGGCGCTCGATCTCGCCCCCGACGGCCGAAGCGTCGACGCGCGCGGCTTCGAGGGGCTGATGCTCGACGTCCTCGGCAACGGCGAGCGCTACAATCTCCACCTGCGCACCGCCGATGTGACGCGCCCCTGGCAGTCCTATCGGCAAAGCTTCACCGCGCCGCCGCGCTGGACGACGGTCGCGCTCCCCTTCGCCGGCTTCACACCGCATCGCCTGGAGGCTCCGCTCGATCTGTCGACCCTGCGCCGCATCGGCATCGTCGCCATCGGACGGGCGTTTGCCGCCGACATCGCGATCGGCGGACTGCGGTTTTTCCAGAAAGCCGCCCCTCCCCTGCCGGACGAACCTCGCCTCCGCCCGGATTGA